Proteins encoded in a region of the Planococcus citri chromosome 1, ihPlaCitr1.1, whole genome shotgun sequence genome:
- the LOC135832360 gene encoding protein qui-1 isoform X2 → MNNEEIVQHTLQGDLETSKWAIPRVVKIFVSATRADFMEERKCLLENIGPDLQTMYDSTGLEVEIVDMHYGSTCDPLKDSVQFADHLQEISLYQQVSRGCYFLCLIGNDWQPAPLPLEMDNELYDNVKNVMFELNLDVHLLENSYVNSDNSSNYVLNQTFAIEADIIEKTTKAIREAAAVLSNRGYPVNSQLLHSAVEHQIQHALDLDPDHVIAVMREFTEDPDKTNYTEDRFLSFKNYLKSKIPSDSLIHLCVRWRTNGINPACAEHDTYLTIFQEAVMSVLQTRINESIEQKPEVNARNKAIQEVFKECLFHLAFYNQRLTVEESSVNWADSPLLNMIKTMILSATSKHGPIIIQGDHGAGKTSLLLTIYKSCEVWFKDTKPIRIIRFCGITPRSSYNLELLRIICEQLNLLLQPDGLCVPRDASFDPLYVYNWFQTLLKRYEYEATESQRNTLLLILIDDLHQLNPLDSDIVAALSWLPTTLPLNIHIICTTLYSPETLKMTPLQRERFRTSDLYIELPPVDTEKLENIITNELERLEEQFGEEAVVRFASFVTISEFGLSETEMLELLMPTTGGIDCVLRLEDGLFNFATYSVVKRAFSSLLMEKFMSGRLLLCWRHKLTYNVMRKRYLRSQEMQRTLHSEIVNLFFSEFSSNDSDEENGESKSPEPDQETEKQTPFQSCLPTNDVTYSLRHVEESWIHLLKAGDNIRMKELTLCNFDFLLASVRTISVSYLRSILEHARFYLLDRDVELIYYTVRKASDALTRDTLQLGAQIICWLRPVSDSSDLINRILLSAMAWCDGYTDPLLVPLTAWLQPPLPLYVKCVNCGVQVHKILPTPSAQHVVVLPVAGDPQLWHAMSNTLVHTFKGHSGAVLCLTITDDSQLLLTGSEDTSVIIWNLKTFEMKMKITEHIASVLCVTCALHNTVVVTGGEDSRIIITSLTNGEVLNKIDHHRGPVTQVLFTPIGDVLVSSSMDKSVCLWDLETFSLLNTINMASSVVTMKMSADSIFLSIACEDNQIYLHSVATGTFIHTLRGHKSKVTSICLANDNQRAMAGGTDSRVYVFDMRSGSLLRTITTTPHHALVTCVQATKNDDFLVTAGESRLAYWNFRDVGLIEFEKEAVLKQSSQNKRPHSVPISCIEISIDGTIAVTGAMDGLVNVWQLNSHELQSTMEGHSGPITCIAISPNGLFVVSGSEDTSARVWGLTIGVVVCSYTAHQSSITAVRVLSDSRRAISIDKLGTLAIWAADNGTKLFSARGPTHFLAVTNNMKYIICGDGDHCLQIWPVMTYREEERFNVSHSEEITCFALTYDSLHVITGSKDMSLKVWQVNGGKLAQVLVGHTDQVTCVSVAVTKKSIVVSGSWDTNLIIWDIDTGSDLHLLSGHLGHVTCVKLAGDGSLAVSGSDDKRVIVWDCERGVPLSTILLHVPILGLAMSSDVSRVIVHLYESQHLPIICLHNTPATYVKVPVYVAPAIEDLRPTAPKRPNRRLLKKDVSLDSYTWQRKYAHLTTSLMMAAVDERLKRRFSVSASMEEISTISSSKDPTMGSQGLGPEQAALAQSQHFDQLKALWNKKSPPRTRRHMHSLSKQNSRSSRHSTDNDDISSMAEEDAELSG, encoded by the exons TGTTTAATAGGAAATGACTGGCAACCAGCACCACTCCCATTGGAAATGGACAACGAATTATACGATAACGTTAAAAATGTAATGTTCGAATTGAACCTCGATGTACATTTATTAGAAAATAGTTACGTGAACAGTGATAATAGCAGTAATTACGTACTCAATCAAACCTT CGCTATTGAAGCcgatattattgaaaaaacaaccAAAGCAATTCGTGAAGCGGCTGCGGTGCTATCGAATCGAGGATATCCTGTGAATTCGCAACTTTTACATTCCGCCGTCGAGCATCAAATTCAACATGCATTAG ATTTAGATCCAGATCATGTTATAGCAGTTATGAGAGAATTTACCGAGGATCCAGATAAAACCAACTATACCGAAGATagatttttatcatttaaaaattatttgaagtcTAAAATTCCCAGTGATAGTTTAATACATTTATG TGTTAGATGGAGGACGAACGGAATAAATCCGGCATGCGCCGAGCACGATACATATCTGACTATTTTTCAAGAAGCTGTTATGTCTGTATTACAAACTCGTATCAACGAAAGTATAGAGCAAAAACCCGAAGTTAATGCTAGAAATAAGGCCATACAA gaagtgTTCAAAGAATGTTTATTTCATTTAGCTTTTTATAACCAACGGCTGACTGTTGAAGAATCATCGGTTAATTGGGCAGATAGTCCTTTATTAAATATGATCAAAACGATGATATTGAGCGCTACATCGAAACACGGTCCTATTATTATTCAAGGTGATCACGGCGCTGGAAAAACGTCTCTATTGTTGACCATATACAAAAGCTGTGAAGTATGGTTTAAGGATACTAAACCGATACGTATCATTCGATTTTGCGGTATAACGCCTCGATCTTCGTATAATTTAGAATTACTGAGGATTATTTGCGAACAGCTTAACTTATTGTTGCAACCGGACGGATTATGTGTTCCGCGTGATGCTTCGTTTGATCCGTTGTATGTTTACAATTGGTTTCAAACTTTACTCAAAAGATACGAGTACGAGGCGACTGAAAGTCAACGCAATACGTTGTTGTTAATTCTAATCGACGATTTACACCAACTTAATCCTTTGGATTCGGATATCGTAGCTGCATTATCATGGCTACCTACTACGTTACCTCTGAATATTCATATTATTTGCACCACGTTATATTCTCCTGAGACTTTGAAAATGACACCTCTTCAAAGAGAACGTTTTAGGACGTCGGATTTATACATCGAACTGCCTCCCGTTGATACAG aaaaattagaGAACATAATTACTAACGAACTGGAACGTTTGGAGGAGCAATTCGGTGAAGAAGCGGTAGTTAGATTCGCCTCATTTGTAACAATATCAGAATTCGGTTTATCAGAAACGGAAATGCTTGAATTACTTATGCCTACGACTGGCGGTATCGATTGCGTATTACGTCTAGAAGACGGCCTTTTCAATTTTGCTACCTACTCGGTGGTGAAACGTGCATTTT CTTCcttattgatggaaaaattcatgAGTGGTAGACTGCTATTATGTTGGAGACACAAACTCACCTACAATGTAATGAGAAAGCGTTATTTGAGATCTCAAGAAATGCAAAGAACTCTTCACAGCGAAATCGTGAACTTATTTTTCAGCGAATTCAGCAGTAACGATTCAGATGAAGAAAATGGCGAGAGTAAAA gtccAGAACCTGATCAAGAAACGGAAAAACAAACTCCGTTTCAGTCATGTCTTCCAACTAATGACGTCACTTATAGTTTAAGACACGTCGAAGAATCCTGGATCCATCTTTTGAAAGCTG GTGACAACATTAGAATGAAAGAATTAACActgtgtaattttgattttctactgGCATCCGTTCGAACTATATCCGTAAGCTACTTACGATCGATTTTAGAGCACGCTAGATTTTACTTATTAGACCGAGATGTCGAATTGATATATTATACAGTACGTAAAGCCAGCGACGCACTTACCCGAGACACGTTACAACTCGGAGCGCAAATTATTTGCTGGCTAAGACCTGTTTCAG ATAGCAGCGATTTGATTAATCGTATATTGTTGTCGGCTATGGCTTGGTGTGACGGCTACACCGATCCTTTACTTGTACCGTTGACTGCCTGGTTACAACCACCTCTTCCTTTGTATGTGAAAT GTGTGAACTGCGGGGTCcaagttcataaaattttaccaactccCTCTGCTCAACATGTTGTTGTTTTACCAGTAGCTGGGGATCCTCAATTGTGGCATGCTATGTCCAACACATTGGTTCATACGTTTAAAG GCCACAGTGGCGCTGTGCTATGTTTAACCATAACTGATGACTCGCAACTTTTACTGACCGGTTCAGAGGATACCTCGGTGATTATATGGAATCTGAAgacttttgaaatgaaaatgaaaataac GGAACACATCGCCTCTGTATTATGTGTTACGTGCGCCCTACATAATACTGTTGTTGTGACCGGTGGTGAAGACAGTCGAATAATAATTACATCTTTGACTAATGGCgaagttttaaataaaatagaTCATCATCGCGGACCAGTTACGCAAGTCTTATTCACCCCAATCGGCGACGTTTTAGTCTCGA GTTCAATGGATAAATCGGTGTGCTTGTGGGATTTAGAGACGTTTTCTCTGTTGAATACTATTAATATGGCATCTTCGGTGGTTACTATGAAAATGTCGGcagattcgatttttttatccaTTGCTTGCGAAGACAATCAAATCTATTTACATTCAGTGGCCACAGGAACATTTATACATACGCTTAGAGGACATAAAAGCAAA GTGACATCTATATGCCTAGCGAATGACAATCAACGTGCCATGGCCGGCGGTACAGATTCGCGAGTTTACGTGTTCGATATGCGCAGTGGAAGTTTATTGCGGACTATAACAACCACACCACATCATGCTTTGGTAACCTGCGTCCAAGCTACAAAAAACGACGATTTCCTCGTAACTGCTG GTGAAAGCCGATTAGCTTATTGGAACTTCAGAGATGTAGGACTtatcgaatttgaaaaagaagcagtTCTCAAGCAAAGCTCCCAGAATAAACGTCCTCATTCGGTGCCCATTTCCTGTATCGAGATTTCTATCGATGGAACTATCGCAGTCACAG GAGCAATGGACGGTTTGGTCAACGTATGGCAATTGAATTCTCACGAATTACAATCAACTATGGAAGGGCATTCCGGCCCTATCACATGTATAGCAATTTCTCCGAATGGTTTATTCGTTGTTTCTGGTTCGGAAGACACAAGCGCTCGAGTTTGGGGGCTGACAATCGGTGTAGTAGTGTGCTCGTACACT GCACATCAAAGCTCCATTACCGCTGTTAGAGTCCTATCCGATAGTCGAAGAGCCATATCCATTGATAAATTAGGTACTTTGGCAATATGGGCAGCAGATAACGGAACCAAATTATTTTCTGCCAGAGGTCCTACTCATTTTCTGGCGGTTACGAATAATATGAAGTATATTATTTGTGGCGACGGTGATCATtg CTTGCAGATTTGGCCTGTGATGACGTACAGGGAAGAAGAAAGATTCAATGTATCTCACAGTGAAGAAATCACTTGTTTCGCGTTAACTTACGATTCTTTACATGTGATTACTGGATCGAAGGATATGTCTTTGAAAGTATGGCAAGTCAACGGAGGTAAACTGGCtcag gttttagtCGGCCATACCGATCAAGTTACTTGTGTTTCGGTGGCGGTTACTAAAAAGTCGATCGTTGTATCTGGATCATGGGACACGAATTTAATTATCTGGGATATCGATACTGGTTCAGATTTGCATCTGTTGTCGGGCCATTTAGGCCACGTTACGTGCGTTAAATTAGCCGGAGACGGGTCTTTGGCAGTTTCAG GATCTGATGATAAACGAGTAATTGTATGGGATTGTGAACGTGGCGTGCCTCTATCGACGATCTTATTGCATGTACCAATACTAGGATTAGCCATGTCGAGTGATGTGAGTCGCGTTATAGTGCACTTATACGAAAGTCAACATTTGCCAATTATTTGTTTACATAATACGCCCGCTACATACGTTAAAGTTCCTGTATATGTTGCTCCGGCTATTGAAG atcttCGACCAACTGCTCCGAAACGACCGAATCGTCGATTACTGAAGAAAGACGTGTCTTTGGATTCGTACACGTGGCAGCGCAAATACGCTCATTTAACTACGTCATTAATGATGGCAGCTGTCGACGAAAGACTTAAAAGACGATTTTCAGTATCTGCTAGTATGGAAGAAATATCTACCATTTCGTCGAGTAAAGATCCTACGATGGGATCTCAG GGGTTGGGTCCGGAGCAAGCAGCATTAGCTCAATCTCAGCATTTCGATCAATTGAAAGCTCTATGGAATAAAAAATCGCCTCCTCGAACGAGACGACATATGCAT TCATTATCGAAACAAAATTCCAGATCTAGTCGGCATTCCACTGACAACGATGATATATCGTCTATGGCCGAAGAAGATGCAG AACTTAGCGGATAA
- the LOC135832360 gene encoding protein qui-1 isoform X1, whose amino-acid sequence MQGELDLNHTRWERKLNMNNEEIVQHTLQGDLETSKWAIPRVVKIFVSATRADFMEERKCLLENIGPDLQTMYDSTGLEVEIVDMHYGSTCDPLKDSVQFADHLQEISLYQQVSRGCYFLCLIGNDWQPAPLPLEMDNELYDNVKNVMFELNLDVHLLENSYVNSDNSSNYVLNQTFAIEADIIEKTTKAIREAAAVLSNRGYPVNSQLLHSAVEHQIQHALDLDPDHVIAVMREFTEDPDKTNYTEDRFLSFKNYLKSKIPSDSLIHLCVRWRTNGINPACAEHDTYLTIFQEAVMSVLQTRINESIEQKPEVNARNKAIQEVFKECLFHLAFYNQRLTVEESSVNWADSPLLNMIKTMILSATSKHGPIIIQGDHGAGKTSLLLTIYKSCEVWFKDTKPIRIIRFCGITPRSSYNLELLRIICEQLNLLLQPDGLCVPRDASFDPLYVYNWFQTLLKRYEYEATESQRNTLLLILIDDLHQLNPLDSDIVAALSWLPTTLPLNIHIICTTLYSPETLKMTPLQRERFRTSDLYIELPPVDTEKLENIITNELERLEEQFGEEAVVRFASFVTISEFGLSETEMLELLMPTTGGIDCVLRLEDGLFNFATYSVVKRAFSSLLMEKFMSGRLLLCWRHKLTYNVMRKRYLRSQEMQRTLHSEIVNLFFSEFSSNDSDEENGESKSPEPDQETEKQTPFQSCLPTNDVTYSLRHVEESWIHLLKAGDNIRMKELTLCNFDFLLASVRTISVSYLRSILEHARFYLLDRDVELIYYTVRKASDALTRDTLQLGAQIICWLRPVSDSSDLINRILLSAMAWCDGYTDPLLVPLTAWLQPPLPLYVKCVNCGVQVHKILPTPSAQHVVVLPVAGDPQLWHAMSNTLVHTFKGHSGAVLCLTITDDSQLLLTGSEDTSVIIWNLKTFEMKMKITEHIASVLCVTCALHNTVVVTGGEDSRIIITSLTNGEVLNKIDHHRGPVTQVLFTPIGDVLVSSSMDKSVCLWDLETFSLLNTINMASSVVTMKMSADSIFLSIACEDNQIYLHSVATGTFIHTLRGHKSKVTSICLANDNQRAMAGGTDSRVYVFDMRSGSLLRTITTTPHHALVTCVQATKNDDFLVTAGESRLAYWNFRDVGLIEFEKEAVLKQSSQNKRPHSVPISCIEISIDGTIAVTGAMDGLVNVWQLNSHELQSTMEGHSGPITCIAISPNGLFVVSGSEDTSARVWGLTIGVVVCSYTAHQSSITAVRVLSDSRRAISIDKLGTLAIWAADNGTKLFSARGPTHFLAVTNNMKYIICGDGDHCLQIWPVMTYREEERFNVSHSEEITCFALTYDSLHVITGSKDMSLKVWQVNGGKLAQVLVGHTDQVTCVSVAVTKKSIVVSGSWDTNLIIWDIDTGSDLHLLSGHLGHVTCVKLAGDGSLAVSGSDDKRVIVWDCERGVPLSTILLHVPILGLAMSSDVSRVIVHLYESQHLPIICLHNTPATYVKVPVYVAPAIEDLRPTAPKRPNRRLLKKDVSLDSYTWQRKYAHLTTSLMMAAVDERLKRRFSVSASMEEISTISSSKDPTMGSQGLGPEQAALAQSQHFDQLKALWNKKSPPRTRRHMHSLSKQNSRSSRHSTDNDDISSMAEEDAELSG is encoded by the exons TGTTTAATAGGAAATGACTGGCAACCAGCACCACTCCCATTGGAAATGGACAACGAATTATACGATAACGTTAAAAATGTAATGTTCGAATTGAACCTCGATGTACATTTATTAGAAAATAGTTACGTGAACAGTGATAATAGCAGTAATTACGTACTCAATCAAACCTT CGCTATTGAAGCcgatattattgaaaaaacaaccAAAGCAATTCGTGAAGCGGCTGCGGTGCTATCGAATCGAGGATATCCTGTGAATTCGCAACTTTTACATTCCGCCGTCGAGCATCAAATTCAACATGCATTAG ATTTAGATCCAGATCATGTTATAGCAGTTATGAGAGAATTTACCGAGGATCCAGATAAAACCAACTATACCGAAGATagatttttatcatttaaaaattatttgaagtcTAAAATTCCCAGTGATAGTTTAATACATTTATG TGTTAGATGGAGGACGAACGGAATAAATCCGGCATGCGCCGAGCACGATACATATCTGACTATTTTTCAAGAAGCTGTTATGTCTGTATTACAAACTCGTATCAACGAAAGTATAGAGCAAAAACCCGAAGTTAATGCTAGAAATAAGGCCATACAA gaagtgTTCAAAGAATGTTTATTTCATTTAGCTTTTTATAACCAACGGCTGACTGTTGAAGAATCATCGGTTAATTGGGCAGATAGTCCTTTATTAAATATGATCAAAACGATGATATTGAGCGCTACATCGAAACACGGTCCTATTATTATTCAAGGTGATCACGGCGCTGGAAAAACGTCTCTATTGTTGACCATATACAAAAGCTGTGAAGTATGGTTTAAGGATACTAAACCGATACGTATCATTCGATTTTGCGGTATAACGCCTCGATCTTCGTATAATTTAGAATTACTGAGGATTATTTGCGAACAGCTTAACTTATTGTTGCAACCGGACGGATTATGTGTTCCGCGTGATGCTTCGTTTGATCCGTTGTATGTTTACAATTGGTTTCAAACTTTACTCAAAAGATACGAGTACGAGGCGACTGAAAGTCAACGCAATACGTTGTTGTTAATTCTAATCGACGATTTACACCAACTTAATCCTTTGGATTCGGATATCGTAGCTGCATTATCATGGCTACCTACTACGTTACCTCTGAATATTCATATTATTTGCACCACGTTATATTCTCCTGAGACTTTGAAAATGACACCTCTTCAAAGAGAACGTTTTAGGACGTCGGATTTATACATCGAACTGCCTCCCGTTGATACAG aaaaattagaGAACATAATTACTAACGAACTGGAACGTTTGGAGGAGCAATTCGGTGAAGAAGCGGTAGTTAGATTCGCCTCATTTGTAACAATATCAGAATTCGGTTTATCAGAAACGGAAATGCTTGAATTACTTATGCCTACGACTGGCGGTATCGATTGCGTATTACGTCTAGAAGACGGCCTTTTCAATTTTGCTACCTACTCGGTGGTGAAACGTGCATTTT CTTCcttattgatggaaaaattcatgAGTGGTAGACTGCTATTATGTTGGAGACACAAACTCACCTACAATGTAATGAGAAAGCGTTATTTGAGATCTCAAGAAATGCAAAGAACTCTTCACAGCGAAATCGTGAACTTATTTTTCAGCGAATTCAGCAGTAACGATTCAGATGAAGAAAATGGCGAGAGTAAAA gtccAGAACCTGATCAAGAAACGGAAAAACAAACTCCGTTTCAGTCATGTCTTCCAACTAATGACGTCACTTATAGTTTAAGACACGTCGAAGAATCCTGGATCCATCTTTTGAAAGCTG GTGACAACATTAGAATGAAAGAATTAACActgtgtaattttgattttctactgGCATCCGTTCGAACTATATCCGTAAGCTACTTACGATCGATTTTAGAGCACGCTAGATTTTACTTATTAGACCGAGATGTCGAATTGATATATTATACAGTACGTAAAGCCAGCGACGCACTTACCCGAGACACGTTACAACTCGGAGCGCAAATTATTTGCTGGCTAAGACCTGTTTCAG ATAGCAGCGATTTGATTAATCGTATATTGTTGTCGGCTATGGCTTGGTGTGACGGCTACACCGATCCTTTACTTGTACCGTTGACTGCCTGGTTACAACCACCTCTTCCTTTGTATGTGAAAT GTGTGAACTGCGGGGTCcaagttcataaaattttaccaactccCTCTGCTCAACATGTTGTTGTTTTACCAGTAGCTGGGGATCCTCAATTGTGGCATGCTATGTCCAACACATTGGTTCATACGTTTAAAG GCCACAGTGGCGCTGTGCTATGTTTAACCATAACTGATGACTCGCAACTTTTACTGACCGGTTCAGAGGATACCTCGGTGATTATATGGAATCTGAAgacttttgaaatgaaaatgaaaataac GGAACACATCGCCTCTGTATTATGTGTTACGTGCGCCCTACATAATACTGTTGTTGTGACCGGTGGTGAAGACAGTCGAATAATAATTACATCTTTGACTAATGGCgaagttttaaataaaatagaTCATCATCGCGGACCAGTTACGCAAGTCTTATTCACCCCAATCGGCGACGTTTTAGTCTCGA GTTCAATGGATAAATCGGTGTGCTTGTGGGATTTAGAGACGTTTTCTCTGTTGAATACTATTAATATGGCATCTTCGGTGGTTACTATGAAAATGTCGGcagattcgatttttttatccaTTGCTTGCGAAGACAATCAAATCTATTTACATTCAGTGGCCACAGGAACATTTATACATACGCTTAGAGGACATAAAAGCAAA GTGACATCTATATGCCTAGCGAATGACAATCAACGTGCCATGGCCGGCGGTACAGATTCGCGAGTTTACGTGTTCGATATGCGCAGTGGAAGTTTATTGCGGACTATAACAACCACACCACATCATGCTTTGGTAACCTGCGTCCAAGCTACAAAAAACGACGATTTCCTCGTAACTGCTG GTGAAAGCCGATTAGCTTATTGGAACTTCAGAGATGTAGGACTtatcgaatttgaaaaagaagcagtTCTCAAGCAAAGCTCCCAGAATAAACGTCCTCATTCGGTGCCCATTTCCTGTATCGAGATTTCTATCGATGGAACTATCGCAGTCACAG GAGCAATGGACGGTTTGGTCAACGTATGGCAATTGAATTCTCACGAATTACAATCAACTATGGAAGGGCATTCCGGCCCTATCACATGTATAGCAATTTCTCCGAATGGTTTATTCGTTGTTTCTGGTTCGGAAGACACAAGCGCTCGAGTTTGGGGGCTGACAATCGGTGTAGTAGTGTGCTCGTACACT GCACATCAAAGCTCCATTACCGCTGTTAGAGTCCTATCCGATAGTCGAAGAGCCATATCCATTGATAAATTAGGTACTTTGGCAATATGGGCAGCAGATAACGGAACCAAATTATTTTCTGCCAGAGGTCCTACTCATTTTCTGGCGGTTACGAATAATATGAAGTATATTATTTGTGGCGACGGTGATCATtg CTTGCAGATTTGGCCTGTGATGACGTACAGGGAAGAAGAAAGATTCAATGTATCTCACAGTGAAGAAATCACTTGTTTCGCGTTAACTTACGATTCTTTACATGTGATTACTGGATCGAAGGATATGTCTTTGAAAGTATGGCAAGTCAACGGAGGTAAACTGGCtcag gttttagtCGGCCATACCGATCAAGTTACTTGTGTTTCGGTGGCGGTTACTAAAAAGTCGATCGTTGTATCTGGATCATGGGACACGAATTTAATTATCTGGGATATCGATACTGGTTCAGATTTGCATCTGTTGTCGGGCCATTTAGGCCACGTTACGTGCGTTAAATTAGCCGGAGACGGGTCTTTGGCAGTTTCAG GATCTGATGATAAACGAGTAATTGTATGGGATTGTGAACGTGGCGTGCCTCTATCGACGATCTTATTGCATGTACCAATACTAGGATTAGCCATGTCGAGTGATGTGAGTCGCGTTATAGTGCACTTATACGAAAGTCAACATTTGCCAATTATTTGTTTACATAATACGCCCGCTACATACGTTAAAGTTCCTGTATATGTTGCTCCGGCTATTGAAG atcttCGACCAACTGCTCCGAAACGACCGAATCGTCGATTACTGAAGAAAGACGTGTCTTTGGATTCGTACACGTGGCAGCGCAAATACGCTCATTTAACTACGTCATTAATGATGGCAGCTGTCGACGAAAGACTTAAAAGACGATTTTCAGTATCTGCTAGTATGGAAGAAATATCTACCATTTCGTCGAGTAAAGATCCTACGATGGGATCTCAG GGGTTGGGTCCGGAGCAAGCAGCATTAGCTCAATCTCAGCATTTCGATCAATTGAAAGCTCTATGGAATAAAAAATCGCCTCCTCGAACGAGACGACATATGCAT TCATTATCGAAACAAAATTCCAGATCTAGTCGGCATTCCACTGACAACGATGATATATCGTCTATGGCCGAAGAAGATGCAG AACTTAGCGGATAA